The genomic stretch TTCAGTTCCTCTAAACTAAGGTGATACATAaataaatgccatgatttgGAGTATTTTGTTAAACGTATGCCGTTATCTATCATTAGATTTTCAAAACAATGGAGTGGTTTTGTTATTCTCGTAAAAgaaaatgctgatttcagatATAATtacaaaagtttgcaatttttcCATTCAATACGACATGTTGTTTTAGAATAAAACCCCGGACGAATTTAAAATCTTCGTCATAACAAATTCTTATAATTTGATCAGAACATAGCATATCATAACCTAAGTCAACCTATCATAGCATTCGTCTGGCTATGTTCCGATCATGAAGTTTTATTCAAGCCACAATAATAACCTACATGACGGGGTTGCCATAACAAATTCTGTTCAAAAGGAAATCACAACTTGGAAATTTATCTTAGCTTTAAGAGGGACTATTATACAACTCCACGGGTTATgtatttttggttttatttggttGTTATGAAAGtcaatataaaacaaatttatggCCGCTTTTAAAACTGTGAGGCTAAGTTGTGTTATGGTAGACATATGATGGTTTGTAAAGCCTATTTGCAGAACATATTTCATGACTATCAAATAAAATCTACTAACAATCGAAGGTTTTCATGCAAGCCAacttgaaacaaaaacaaaaccagaATAAATTCTTGAAGCATTCTGAATGTTACTTGGGTTGTAAACTGATCAAATCTGCATTATTcctgaaaaaaacacaaatcaatATTTTCGTCACGCTGCTATGTAACTAATTTAGTTAATGTAGGATAAAGTAAATCTTTgtttttcgatttattttttcCGATCTTTGAAATAAATGTTCACTCGTTGCATGAGTATTACGACGGCTGATTGCTATTCAAGCCAGTTTCACGTAGAGAAAGTCACGTTTCGTTAGTCAACGAAAGATAGCggttggaaagataaaattgttcaaaaaagttacgtttataAATCAGATGTTCAAAAATATTCTCATAGATATTTTCTTAAGTAAATCATCAAGTTTCGAGTAATTTTCAACTGagaatttttttatgcggttgCTCTCCAccgcaaaaaaaagtttgttttttcaatattattgtGAAAACATTGTTCTATAGCTACACGTGAAGTTTGCGATTTGTTTTGGGCGGTCgctatccctcgcacaaaaacatGTTTGACTGTATATATGTATTAGGGTGACAATGCTTGTATGAAAAAAGAACTCATATACATATCCAGTAGGGTGGCAACGAAAAGGATCATgacaaatttcaaaaatcgaccatgtacattttgtttattggcccaaaTAAAAAAgacctgtgcaaagtttcagcccaatcggacatgatttaggggtgcatcaaagcgctcaaagttgtgattttttgaccctcgaaaatttACCAAGAATTACATGAAATCtggaaatccaaaaaaaaaatttttttgatgcttAATTACTAAAAAAAAGCacaaaacgtcgagatctagtGTTGTCTCAAAAAAAATGATTGACCGAAAATTGTCTCTCTGGGACTTGGGCCGTTTTTTGACCAACCGAGAGCCTAATATGGAATATTTGAGAATTGACTTTTAAAATGACTCACAGCTCGCTCCAAACAACATGTAAATTGGGTATTCTAATGTTTATTGAGCATcttaaacttgattttcatCAGGGTGATTCATTAATCAGTAGATTTTTGAGGGTTAAAAATCACAACCTTGAGCGCTATGAGGCACTCTAAACCATgccgattgagctgaaaactgtcacaggtcatttttttgggtaaataaacaaaatgtacatggtcgattTTTGAAATTCATTCACCCCATTGCCACCCTACTGGATATgtatatgaggaaaaaaacaTAACAAACACTTCCGCAGCGCGTTTCATTATCAATTCGTACGTTTATATACGGCCTTTGTGACTATTCGTTTTGCTATTCTGGGTACTGAGGAGTTAATTTGCAATACCTGCCAAAATCATATACAGTTGTGTACCTTTGCAGTTCACATGTTTGAAAAGGTTGGAGTTAAATCTACTTTTCTactttttcaaaattatgaCCGAGTAAAAAAACATTGCCCGATTTCGTCCATGTAAATTGGTTCaaaagtaaatatatttgtATACGCAACTTCTTAGTTGAAAAAATCACTAATATTGTCaaaaagtaatatattttacaaAAAGTTAAGTCTTTAAGATTCCAACTATGTAAAATAagatatttttctgaaagaatACCTTTATATAACATCTTTAAATGGCTACTCAGCCAAAAACAATCTAGAAGACCTTATCATTATAGTTAAATAATTATTGGAGCTTTGTCCATTTCTTGAACTGGTAAAATTTGAGTAAAATTACACTGACTCCCGCAAAACTTTGAAACACCGATAAcataaaaatcatcaaaaaatttAGTATAAACGTTGCATTTGTACAAGCAAAATGTCATTCAAACGGTTATGGCTGCAAAGAAAAGTACCGTGAACCGTGTTGATAGCGCATGATGACCAGCACAAAACCGCCCAGTTTTCGTGATTTTGAACTATTTTCTAAGGCACAACAATTACATATTTCCTGTACAAATAACCCGATACAATACGATATAGCTTCTTAAACACTGACGTATTGGTCTCAAATTTTTCACAATCATTTATTCGTAGAAAGGCGAATGTTTGCCCTTAATTTGCACTTTTTAGAGTAGTAtccaaaattttcataaagGTTGCCTCAGAGATaatcgaaaaaattaaaaaatcaccaaaacccTACACCAACGAAGAACGTAGATGACCCCCCTTAGATTATTCGACGAAAAACGTAAACAAGCAGGAGGAAAGGGAGTGTGATGATAAACTATGCTTGAAATTTGTATGGTAAAAATCTAATGGAAGAGGGACCAGAGATAATCTAAATTTTCTACGTGGCCTGTGGCTAGCCCTATGACAAAATTTTATCTCAATACATTCCAAAATGCATAAAAATTGAATACTTCCATACATTTTCATTTATTATTTCAGCATTATCAAAGTTACCCGCAAACAATCAAGAGCATAGTCAAAACAACACTGATGAATTTTGTTGTTGTACATGCATTCTAGTATAACTAGTTTTGAAAATGCAAAACTCGGAGAAAATCCATTGAAGAGTTATATACTTAAGTTATACTGTAAAAAGCTATCAAAGTTAGTCGCTTTTACGGTACATTCAATTGTTGTTAGTCACCGATAAATAATTGAATTGAAAAGAATTCAAATTTTCCAGTTAAATCCagagctcaaaaaaaaaaacagatcagtAACTACTGTCATCAAGTAGCTGGATCACTTTTCaacaagttcaacaatatattatCTACTAGGTACGTAAATGTTAATCCTAAAGTTTTCCTCTCAAGTCCACTTTCAAGTGCCATCGAAAATTATATAAGTTGTCGCCCAATAACAGTCAAGTGTCAGTTTCACTAACTAACAGCAAAAGACCACAACCATGAAATCTACCCTGGCTCTAATCGCCCTGGTCGCAATCTCTAGCGTTTCGGCAGTTCCAGCACCTCGTGGTCTGAAGGAAGACTTCGAGGATTTTCTTGCACTGGTTCCCGTTGATGAACTTTCAAAGTTGGCGCTCGATTACTACCTGCACGATAAGGAAGTTCAGGATGCTTTCGCTTACCTGCAAGGCGAGGAATTTTCTGCCGTTTGGGATCAGCTATTCGCAGTCAATGAAGTTAGGGATCTGCTGAAATACTTGGAGGACGCTGGACTGCCGGTGTATGATGCTTTGAACTTCGTTGCTGATTTCTTTGGCCTGAACCACGTGAAGCCAATGGTGCGCACCATTCGTAGTTGTAAGTTTCGCTGTCACTGATTTCTAAAGACAATGTAAGAAATATTTGTTGACATATTTTTAGTGAGAACCGGTGGGCTATCAGGTTTCTTGGATGAGGCATTTGTGCTGCTGCCTACCGACAAGCTAAAAGCTCTATTTGAGGAGAAGCTGCAAACTAGCCCCGAATTCAAGGCTCTGTTCGATAAACTGCAGCACACTGATTTCCAGAAGTTGGTTGACTTCTATAATGTAAGTATTATAATATTAGATGTACTTACGACTTATAActaaattaattatcgaaatTATAATACTTTCAGAATTCCAAGGAAGTCCAGTCGCTGTTCCAGAAGCTTAGAGGCATTGATGTCGATAAATTCGTGGATCTTGTCGCCGGATTCTTCGGATGGGGACAATTTTAAAAGATAACGAAGTCCAACTTTCAAGAATGAAtgttataaatattttaaaaattacaaaacaagCTGTTAGTTGCATATCGAAAGAACAAATTCAAGTTGTGAatgtctttttttaattttaatgcgAAAACCGTTCATTCAGTTCTATGAAAGACCGCAAAGGTGCGTATAAACTCTTCTGTGTGCTCCATCCAGACGCAATACAGTTTATGTACATACTTAAAAATTGCCCCCAAGACTAGCACCACTGAGTCACTGAGGTTGACAGTTCTCGCAATCAGTCCGTCATGAATTTCTATGCCATACTCAAGAGGGTAAACACAGACGATTGTGCAAACACTAACTGCTTACCGGTTGCGATTAAATGCTTCGTGAGCGGTTCATCATCAAACCAAATAAAAGTATTCCGAATGCTAATAGGAAGCTCATCTGCTGGTAACCTCGTAGCCATTAGATTGATTCGAGAGCATTCACCAGAGGAAAAAAATAACACAGGAGAAGTATTATGATATGGTGATGgagttttattcaaatattgGGTGCAATTATTAGTAAAACATCGGAGTAACCTGTCAACTTTTTATCAATATCAATGacttcaaaaatcaattttaaattgGGAAAATGTTGCGTTCAGAATAgatccttttgatatttcaaTAGGACAATTTCTCATCCAAAATATATTGCTAAAAACAGGCTTTTGTGGAAACTTTCGTTGCTGTTCATTTCCAGGTTTACAAGCTGCTTTATCCCGACTAGTTGAGATTCAGTAAACCGACAAGCATCCCTATAATTAGCCTAATGGATTTCCCATTAAATTTGTATCGAGCAGATCTATTCACCTTACCTGCCATTATCCCAGAGAGCGATTAATTCCCGCTCGTTTAATTAATGGAaattagctgaaattttgttgtTGACCATTGTGGTGAAAGTGAAACTGGTAACCCAATTCTTCGGGATGGGGTAAAACAGATAACAACCAGATTGTCGAAAATTCACCTCGAGCTTCTTCTGTTCTTGCGAAAAATGTTTCTCAAGAATTACAATTTTCCACTTCAGGCTCCTTCGGCTAAGTTTTGAATGGCTCGTGTTTTTTCTATGCTACGAAGCCAGTAGCTGAAAGTGATAGCGATAAACTGCTATCGGATCGAAAGTCGTAAGGAACTGACACCGAAACTGTTCCACCCGGGCGCGCTGTGAGGTGAAATAGAAACCTCCCGGACCGGTAGCGTCTAATTCGTTACGAAAACAAGCTGTCGGTTCTGATATTTTTGATCTCTTATCAAAAACAGACAATCTTGCCAGCAATCCCTCATTCCCGCGCCCGGGCCGCCCGAGCATGATGGAAGTGTATCATGTTTCGGCTGAATGGGAGCGCGGCAAGTCGCACTGAAAACTCTAATACGAGCGACGGGCTGGAAAAGCTGAAAGTGATGGTTTGAGCAGAGTGCTCCTCACAAAAACTCTCGGCTTTTCCATCATCTGCTTCATCATCGCTCATCCTGCATACAAGTTAACGGTTGCTTTCGAACTACCCGGAGACGGGATGAACACGACGCTCCTAACCTGTATATTCGAGGCAAAGTCAAGGTCTACCCACAGTGATTCAAGGGACGGATTATCTCGGGCGGTTCATCTTTTCATTTAGCTAATGAGCCAGTTGCTTCGTACTTATTCTGCACTGGCTGCAACAGGAGATTTTATCTATTGTAAAATACTGCACAGAATATGGGGCTTTAGAAGTGTGTTTCCTTGAAATTGATAATCGGTGAAGAATATAATTATCTGGTTGGGTTTACCGCAAATCTCCTGGTGTGCTGCCAAGATGTGACGGGGCCACAAGGAGTTGATTCATCGGGAATCttgaatttcatcctaaaaatagTGAGCTGACGCATTTTAAATGTGACTTAACTCTATAGTATTAAGATATATTATTGTCTTTTAGGAAAATTTCTTATCTCttgttttcttttgttattATACGATACTATTGATTACCTTGCAACCCGGATAGTGATTTTTGAGATTTCATGTTGATCCCAGGAAATCGAGACAGATAagccattaaaattgaaaaagggTCAACCTTAACAGACATCTTATTCCTCAAATATTTGGAAATCATTCCACTTTGATTCGATGGTATCATAGCACACCATTATGCCTTTATCTAACATCATAATGTCTTGTGTCCACTTGCCTCGTGTGCCGTCCCCAAAAAATTAATCCCTCTACCACTGATTGTATTTCTCCATAGGATTATATCTGTGTTTTTTTCCAGGTGTTATTTTGATTTCGTTTGGTAATAGATTAAAATTCTCTTGATTCGCTTGAATTTTGTATAGTTTTGTacattaattgttttttttttttttcataaacctAACTGCTACTTTTTAAAGTTAGAATGACACAACTTGTAGTCTGACCTAAAgtttaaaaatgacaaaacttaTAATATGattaatagaatgataaaaaCAATCTTTTAAAGGAGCGTTGAATACAAAAAAACTCTGATGAGTAGAAATGAAGGTTTCACGAACAATAAACATATGTGATGAGGCGAgagaaaataacaatttttcgagtagaaaacaaaaaacaaaaaactctattatACCGAAGCTCCAGAATTTGTCTTACAAAAGGCCAGGCTATGCCGACATTCAATCAGTATTATGATACAAGACCCATTTAGAATGACAAAACATCAAAGTTAAATGATAGTAATAGTGAAACTGAAGCCTACCACACAAAATACAATTTATTCGAATACTAGCCCAAGAACTGCAATCCaattcggaatttgaccttctgattATTCAACACAGACGTTTCTCCCAACTGTTGCATGCTGAATAATTACGGAACCAGCGTTACAACCTTGTGGACCCAGACCGTCCCTCTAAGCTGAGTTTTAGCCAATTAAGGCTTCACTTTTTAATTAATcttcatatgggtcattccatacgaagtaaCCACGAAAAAGAACAAACTTGGATACGACCATCGCAGATTTTGCTAAAAGTTggaggaattattcatctagtatCACTTTGGAATAACCCCTATTTTGGTATCGACTGGAATACCCTCCGCTatgtgggacccctctcttcgtTTCAAGATAACGAATTTTTGGTCAaaccacttttttttatttcctacaATATTTAGCCGTAAGACGTCCGAAAAATTTGATTCTGTCGATTTTGACATATATCTAAAACGTAATGATACAAGCTGAGACATATGGTAAACAACCCGTTTTGACACACTAGTGATTTTATTATGGCGTCATTTGCGGGAAGTGTTATTTGTcgcatttcaaaaaaaaacggtGGCTGAAGTTCATTGAGAGTTAAATACTACAAAAATGAGTGACGtgagactaaacactgtaatttaAGAGATTTTAAGTTACATaggtttttttcctgtaggagactgaaccactgcgaccatttatagtagatctattgtggtaaagttacaaaggttacagagtccggagatagaatcaattcgtttgttcagcgACTTACTCTTTTCTTATTTTCATTCTTCTCTCttctttcaaatatttttaacagCACTCGAAAAGAGTCTCGTTTTCACTGGGCAATATTCTACCTGtggtttattcatttttttgcccaaacaacattcatttgacacggcacaagcgTATCGCTGTTGATGAATAAGCATCAAATTTTTTTCCTAATGGGTCTAAATCAGAATTAATTTCCTCAAAATCCCTCAAAttttcctcaaaaaccaaatccaaccgAATCgctcaaatccaataatacttacgttatcataatgaatagttttgtcttatttagctctgattaaatcaaattgattgcacacgaatagaaatcgtGTACCGCTGCAAAGATAGACCAACGGCACTCTATTCCACCTGTACTGTACGGTACTATTgtctttaccagcatgttttctttcaagactcTCTCCTGGATTTACTGCATTCACACTGCTCCGTGTTCAACCCGTGCTTGCACCGTGTTTTTACTGAAAAATGCTAATGTGTGAATGTGAAAAACCGTTTTCCAGTCTAATTGATGAATAAAATAAGGAAATGCCGCGAGTCCAGATATCTGGCTTGTCCCTAAACGAATAGAACAGAATGTATTTTTACGAGTTCGATCAATTTTTTGCTGtccattttttcttattttgtacaattttttttacacaaGATAAAAAAAACACCACACTTCCCCCCAACTACCACGTTTGAACGGTTCTACTTTGACGGTGTAATAAATGAGTGCAAATGCAAAAAGAAACGATAGTATGTTACTACTTCATTAGAGGAGGGTCGAAAAAAGTtatgtcaaatttttgaaaccgaccatgtacattttgttcatcggcccaaaaaaaatctatgcaaaatttcagctcaatcgaacatgatttaggggtgcctaaAAGTGCTCgaagttgtgatttttcagcCTTCGAAAAACTACCAAGGAGGGGAAGGAGTAcaggaaattgggaaaatcgaaattttttttcgatgccaaatatcttagaaatgcataaaacgtcgagatctgatgttatctcgaaaaaaaaatgactgaaaaacAACCTTCTGGAACACCGTTTTCTGAGCAACCGAAGGTTTAATATGGGATATTTTAAAACGGGCTTCTAAAATGACTCACAGCTCAttccaaaccagatgtaaaATATTTTAATGTTCCTTAGGTATCTCAAACTGGATTTTTATTAGAATGGTTCTTTTATTTCTTACTAGGGTGGTTCTAaacacaaaacataaaaatttcaatttgcccAATTTCCTGTACCCTTGGTAGTTTTTCGAAGGTCGagaaatcacaactttgaggcacccctaaattaTGTCAgattgagctggaattttgCACAGATAATTTTTTTGGGGCCAATGAActaaatgtacatggtcggtttttgaattcgacgatgcatttttttttcatacaagcaTTGCCACCCCATATTACATACACACATCTATCCGAGCGTCTGCCGTGCACTCTTCGGGAAAAAcaaaatatcgtcggcaacgatattttGCCCTCGCTCGGCGGCAAACCGGCTCTGCTCCGGACTCAGCACGGCGTTTTGGTGTGAACGCGTTCGTAAAAACCCATGCAATCAATTTTAAATGCACACGCACGACACACGGAACACACGCGGCCTGGAACAGGCCCGGTCCGGATGCAGTGTGGGTATCGCTTAGCTGATATGTTGGAACCAGTGATGGAAATGAGACGAACACGATGCAATCGTCATTCAATTTCGATCTGCACGTAACAGACCGCAACTAAACTCTAATTTTCTAAACCTATAATGAAgtgatgatatggtgcataggtttctgagAGAAAACAGAAGCAATTCGCTcgttgtgtttgtctctctggtCGTTAgaggaagaaaggatagcaacaggagaatatcGTGTAGCCTGGGTAGTAGCAGAGGTGTCGTGTTGTGAAAAGGGACGTGTGgtggaagggactacttcggcagcggttgagttaagcgagagtaggagagcatacaccgccattttcattcgttttctgacaaaaaaaatcttattcattAGTCATATGAGTACGAATATAACACGATCTATTCGCTTTGTGTAACTGGGACGAATAACTTCtaataccgagttgtgcacattgagaaccacgtgttgtgaTGAACAGTAATGacaagaaatatatcgtaagatAGAAAGCAAAGAGAATGCACCAACGACGATACTTTATTATTGGCATACTggcgacgatgtcaacgcatctttgTTTGTAATCTATAATCGCCAGAAGGGATTTTTTTCCAccactgcacaatggtcggaaaattgaaatttccggccaaaattcatttttttgtgccaaattgttggttttccattgcagatgattatgacatataaaaaaaaatttggtactgacaaggggctgtctataaaccacgtaaaCTAAGGCAAACATCTTGTGTTTTCAAATAAACGTaaataacacgttttttttttgttcatctataatttatttgacgcggcacaaatacaatttaatgtttaacggcgccaattatatctggtagcttactttctaaagtatcttaataactaaaagcaaattttttatcctcgctgccgactacaagctgaaactaaatgtaacttaaagctataatattttgcattaaaagcactggtttactgtatgatggtcttcattgccataggtaagcacatgtttcgctgctgggccaagatattacggactggcctattgggttgtctccctcgggccttgagagtatcgtgcgggtctgattgctgtttccggatccggggtcttaacgtgttcttgtcgttaggctggatgcaggcggaagggggtaggactaaactggggcgtggatggatttcaggaaaacgtatataagggacatgtaggataggtcacggcttgccaagacatcacgaacaggaacagccgactgcctaccttcggcctgcagggaagctattagtctagacctggcgtcacggagtacagggcatgaccaagcaacgtgctctatgtcgtgataaccttcaccacaggcacagataccactttccccgagcccaacacgacggagatgcgcgtcaaatctatagtgattggacataagccgggacatcacgcaaatgaaatcccgacctacatccaaccccttgaaccacgggttcgtcgacaccttggggattatggaatgtaaccaccttcccagttcccctctggtccaagcattttgccaactgatgatcgtattctgacgtacaaatgagaaaaattcattaaaggtaattggtctttcataaattccaccgtttgttgagcccaccttagccagagagtccgctttctcattgcccggtatcgagcagtgagaagggacccacgctaaggtaatctgatacgatttttcggataaagcactcagatgttcccgtattttccccaggaaatacggagagtgcttaacatctttcaccgatcggagagcctcaatggaactgaggctgtccgtaaagatgaaataatggtccgtgggcattttttcgataatccctagagtgtactgaattgcagccaattctgcgacgtaaacagaagcaggattatcaagcttatgggagacggttaaattgttattgaaaataccgaagccagtggacccatcaagaagtgatccgtcagtgtagaacatattgtcgcagttgatgtttcgatatttattggaaaaaattttggggatctgctgcacgcgtaaatgatccgggattccacgagtttcttatatcatggatgtatcgaaaaacacagtagaatcagaagtatttaataagtcgacacgatttggaatattcgaagaagggttaatattatgggacatgtgattgaaatacaatgtcattaaacgggtttgagaattaagttcgattaacctttcaaaattttcaatcacaggacggttcaagaactcacatttgattagaatgcgagaagacaggctccagaagcggtttttcaatggtagtactccagcttagacctccaa from Wyeomyia smithii strain HCP4-BCI-WySm-NY-G18 chromosome 3, ASM2978416v1, whole genome shotgun sequence encodes the following:
- the LOC129730055 gene encoding protein G12-like, whose product is MKSTLALIALVAISSVSAVPAPRGLKEDFEDFLALVPVDELSKLALDYYLHDKEVQDAFAYLQGEEFSAVWDQLFAVNEVRDLLKYLEDAGLPVYDALNFVADFFGLNHVKPMVRTIRSLRTGGLSGFLDEAFVLLPTDKLKALFEEKLQTSPEFKALFDKLQHTDFQKLVDFYNNSKEVQSLFQKLRGIDVDKFVDLVAGFFGWGQF